Proteins encoded by one window of Aspergillus chevalieri M1 DNA, chromosome 6, nearly complete sequence:
- a CDS encoding putative cellular morphogenesis protein (Rax2) (BUSCO:EOG092605VU;~COG:S;~EggNog:ENOG410PHY5;~InterPro:IPR015915,IPR011043;~PFAM:PF12768;~TransMembrane:1 (n10-21c29/30o1147-1170i);~go_function: GO:0005515 - protein binding [Evidence IEA]), which translates to MRAPSVLGPVTAGLSTVLPLLSTVKPAVADGLSFHSVSYPELDLSPLGRVALTGDFDAVSLYAFTEQSNSTSSNNGSQSISTSLPNGVLTTLADSDGYILEMCPLTQKDGTSDIFVAGNFTSLGGVKAQGIAKFDPNTTEVTALPGLSGSISAMLCDQDSNSVYVGGDFRFQNSSNAAAYVNGEGWKTLAFGGFNGPVTAILRNDDGKIIFGGDFDGIGNSTNSKKNQQVINLKDAKITSDAISEQSGFSDPKNIICQTSGDDASGKTWLLYDNSPGYWRAEMGFGFKPNKIRLYNTHYEGRGTKNFLLRALPDNGIMNLTYTNDNGDDTYCDSSCPLSSSTDDKYREFRFVNNVGMSGFQIEVLDWYGDGAGLNGIEVFQESIMAYAVNDYNEPSCGDIEFPSKATTTGSWTAKPSGESQSGYLSTQVSDSTSSDASVVFEPDVKQSGNYSILLYTPGCKQDDDCDARGIVNVTAKVSSSSDEDEPSPTTLYQTNYYEKYDTIFTGHVDASSSSFRPSVTLTPADGQNDITVVASRVRFVLKSASSGLSGELNGLYEYDPSTNTTETDFSKSGFNKAGLDFDNEVTIRSLIKQGDTIYAGGNFSDSDISNIMYFDDGNATALAQGGLNSEVRSIAALGNSLYVGGNFTGTAKGSKSLKHIASYSLESNSWSALGGGVNGPVYSVLAAPLNVSTEINETTIAISGEFDKLLAFGDSQEINVAGFGIWIPSRQNWLQNLNVSQIELGGQLSAFTKVDNATLYAGSLASGGIAAVDAVNLRYQDGLHLDPLLSAKQIVNSTGGTYIGIYDTSSSRNLTVLGGQFSVHSSDGSTINNLILLDGSKETVTTIDTGVDHNSTFLSLAVTDDTLYAGGNVTGSVGKANVELNGILAWDLSKDEWANMQPPALDGEDVVVNSIAPRPNSDNVYFGGNFEGGGGLPCPSVCVFDPSLGRLSRPGSDLSGTVLELKWATENKLIAAGNLQVGGNKTTLATYNAKKNKWTALGGASAPSIPGEITAFTPASQDVSIFWVAGQASNGSSFITRYDGSSFQTVEDLFGDGTTIRGLEVLPLATDHDEVDILHKDQVLLVTGQLVVPDFGNASAVLYNGTDITPFILTSSSDGQPGSMSRMFYENKNPYAREEKRHTNGIVVLVSFCCALGCVFLIVIAGVILNKIQRRRQGYMRAPQAVGTDRQPNMQRLPPEYLFNTLGQRSPAPAI; encoded by the exons AGTCTTAGGGCCTGTGACGGCGGGCTTATCGACTGTCCTCCCACTCCTGTCGACTGTTAAACCCGCGGTCGCAGATGGGTTATCATTCCATTCCGTCTCATACCCCGAACTAGATCTCTCACCATTAGGACGAGTCGCGCTCACCGGAGATTTTGATGCTGTGTCGCTGTATGCCTTTACCGAACAATCCAACTCGACCTCCTCTAACAATGGATCGCAATCGATTTCCACGTCGCTTCCGAACGGGGTTCTCACGACGCTCGCCGATTCCGACGGTTATATTCTTGAAATGTGCCCGTTGACCCAGAAGGATGGGACGTCCGATATCTTCGTTGCCGGTAACTTTACGAGTTTGGGTGGGGTTAAGGCACAGGGTATCGCGAAGTTTGACCCCAACACGACAGAGGTTACTGCTTTGCCGGGTCTGTCGGGGTCGATATCGGCTATGCTGTGCGACCAGGACTCCAACAGTGTCTACGTCGGCGGAGACTTCCGGTTCCAAAACTCATCGAATGCGGCCGCCTATGTCAACGGTGAAGGGTGGAAGACACTGGCGTTTGGTGGCTTCAACGGACCGGTTACTGCGATTCTTCGGAACGACGACGGCAAGATCATATTCGGTGGTGACTTTGACGGCATCGGCAACTCCACCAATTCCAAGAAGAACCAGCAGGTCATCAACCTTAAGGATGCGAAAATCACTTCTGACGCGATCTCGGAGCAAAGTGGCTTCAGCGACCCGAAGAACATTATCTGCCAGACCAGCGGCGACGATGCTTCCGGTAAGACATGGTTATTGTACGACAACTCCCCCGGATACTGGCGCGCAGAGATGGGCTTTGGTTTCAAGCCAAACAAGATCCGCCTGTACAACACCCACTACGAAGGACGCGGAACGAAGAACTTTTTGCTGCGCGCGCTCCCGGACAATGGCATCATGAACCTCACCTACACCAACGACAACGGCGATGATACTTATTGTGACTCCTCGTGCCCCCTATCCAGCAGCACCGACGACAAGTACCGTGAATTCCGTTTCGTGAACAATGTTGGCATGTCTGGTTTCCAGATTGAGGTTCTGGACTGGTACGGAGATGGTGCTGGTCTCAACGGCATCGAAGTCTTCCAGGAAAGCATCATGGCGTACGCTGTCAATGACTACAATGAACCGTCGTGCGGAGATATTGAATTCCCCTCCAAGGCTACAACCACCGGCTCTTGGACCGCTAAGCCATCTGGCGAAAGTCAATCCGGCTATTTGAGTACCCAGGTCTCGGATTCCACCTCTTCTGATGCGTCTGTTGTTTTCGAACCTGATGTGAAGCAGTCCGGCAACTACAGTATTCTACTGTATACACCTGGTTGCAAACAGGATGATGACTGTGATGCGCGTGGTATTGTTAATGTCACGGCTAAGGTGTCGTCGAGTTCCGATGAGGATGAACCTAGCCCGACTACACTTTACCAGACTAACTACTACGAAAAGTACGACACGATCTTCACCGGCCACGTCGATGCCAGTAGCAGCTCGTTCCGCCCTAGCGTCACCCTGACTCCGGCTGACGGCCAAAATGATATCACTGTGGTGGCATCTCGTGTCAGATTCGTCCTGAAAAGTGCATCGAGCGGATTGAGTGGAGAGTTGAACGGCCTGTACGAGTACGACCCATCCACGAATACCACCGAAACCGACTTCTCGAAATCTGGCTTCAACAAAGCGGGACTGGACTTTGACAATGAGGTTACCATCCGGTCCCTTATCAAGCAGGGTGACACCATCTACGCAGGAGGCAACTTTTCCGACTCGGACATTAGCAACATCATGTACTTTGACGATGGCAATGCGACTGCTCTGGCTCAGGGTGGTCTGAACTCCGAAGTGAGATCGATTGCGGCGTTGGGCAACTCGCTCTACGTTGGTGGAAACTTTACCGGCACTGCCAAAGGTAGCAAGAGCTTGAAGCATATCGCGTCTTACTCTCTTGAATCCAATTCCTGGTCCGCTCTGGGAGGTGGTGTTAACGGACCTGTCTACTCGGTCCTCGCTGCGCCATTGAACGTTTCCACTGAAATCAACGAGACCACGATTGCTATTAGCGGAGAATTCGACAAGTTGTTGGCCTTCGGTGACAGCCAGGAAATTAACGTGGCAGGATTCGGTATCTGGATCCCGTCCCGTCAGAACTGGCTGCAGAACCTCAATGTCAGCCAGATCGAGCTTGGAGGTCAATTGTCAGCGTTTACCAAGGTTGACAACGCCACTTTGTATGCAGGTAGTCTCGCGTCGGGCGGCATTGCCGCCGTCGATGCTGTCAACCTCAGATATCAGGATGGATTGCACTTGGATCCGTTGCTGTCCGCGAAGCAGATTGTCAACTCGACTGGTGGTACTTACATTGGTATCTACGACACGAGCTCCAGCCGCAATCTCACCGTTCTCGGAGGCCAGTTCAGCGTCCACTCCAGCGACGGGTCGACCATCAACAACCTTATCCTGCTTGATGGCTCGAAGGAAACAGTCACCACCATTGACACGGGAGTTGACCACAACTCGACTTTCTTGTCTTTGGCCGTCACCGACGACACGCTTTACGCTGGTGGCAACGTCACTGGCTCCGTGGGCAAGGCTAATGTTGAGCTGAATGGCATTCTCGCTTGGGACCTATCGAAGGACGAGTGGGCCAACATGCAGCCTCCTGCGCTGGACGGCGAGGATGTGGTCGTCAACTCTATTGCGCCCCGCCCCAACTCCGACAATGTGTACTTCGGAGGCAACTTtgagggtggtggtggacTCCCTTGCCCAAGCGTTTGCGTCTTTGACCCGTCGTTGGGCAGGTTAAGCCGCCCTGGATCAGATCTTTCTGGAACTGTTCTGGAGCTCAAGTGGGCTACTGAGAATAAGCTGATCGCTGCTGGTAACCTCCAGGTTGGGGGTAATAAAACAACCCTTGCAACTTACAATGCCAAGAAGAACAAGTGGACTGCTCTTGGCGGTGCCTCGGCGCCTTCTATTCCTGGCGAGATCACTGCTTTTACTCCCGCCAGCCAGGACGTCTCTATCTTCTGGGTTGCTGGACAAGCTAGCAACGGTTCGTCATTCATCACTCGGTACGATGGCTCGAGCTTCCAGACCGTTGAAGACCTCTTCGGAGATGGAACAACCATCCGTGGTCTTGAAGTGTTGCCTCTCGCTACGGACCACGATGAAGTCGATATTCTCCACAAAGACCAGGTCCTTTTGGTGACCGGTCAACTAGTTGTGCCTGATTTCGGTAACGCCTCTGCTGTGCTGTACAACGGTACAGACATTACACCTTTCATCCTCACCTCCTCATCCGATGGCCAGCCGGGCAGTATGTCGCGGATGTTCTACGAGAACAAGAACCCCTATGCCCGAGAGG AGAAACGCCACACCAACGGAATCGTCGTCCTGGTCTCCTTCTGCTGCGCTCTCGGCTGCGTCTTCCTTATCGTTATCGCCGGTGTCATCCTCAACAAGATCCAGCGCCGTCGCCAGGGCTACATGCGTGCCCCTCAAGCCGTTGGCACAGACCGGCAACCCAACATGCAGCGTTTGCCTCCGGAGTACTTGTTTAACACCTTGGGTCAACGAAGCCCTGCGCCGGCCATATAA